The DNA window tgccctggctcctcaggtgcctcctcctcttctgtggTGGCAGGGGCTCGCGTCTCCCCTGGAGAGGTGGTGTGGCTGTGGGTGGCCGCGGGGCTGTCCTGCTGGCCCCCTGCAGCATGGGCGTCCTGGCGGTCACGCAGCCGGCGGatctctgtgctgcacagctccaCAGCGGCAGTGATGAGCCGCACCACGAAAGGCAGGGTCCGGTTTTTGAGGCAAGGCTGCAGCGCTCGCACCAAGCCCTCCTCGTCGAGCCCGTAGATGCACAGGAAGCCGATCACCGTGCTCAGACCTGCAGCCACCTCCCACCACTCGGAGCCGGAGAttgcctccagctcctgctgtagcCACGCAAGCAGGGGCTCGACGTTTTCTGGGTGCTCCCTGAAGAAGGCTGCCCAGACCTCGGGCGGCAAGCTGAGCTCAGGAGCCCTGGGCACTGGCTCCACAGCCCCCTGCTCATCCTGCTGGCTGTCAGCAGAGTGCTCTGCGGGCTCTGGGACAGCACACTCCAGGTAATCGTCGTCTAACCTCACCGAGTACTTTATGGTCTTGATTGTCTCCCTGCAGAAGGGGCACGATGGATTCTTCTTTGCCCACCGCAGGGCACAGCCATAGCACAGCTGGTGGAGACAGGGGGTCATGTAGGCGACATCGTCCCGACCTTCCCCACAGGCTGGGCAGGTCCAGTCCGATGGCACATCCATGGCCACTGGGCTCTAcagtgggctggggagagctgaggTGAAGaagctgctcccctgccccggCGCTGCAGCTGCCAAAGGCTGTCT is part of the Cygnus olor isolate bCygOlo1 chromosome Z, bCygOlo1.pri.v2, whole genome shotgun sequence genome and encodes:
- the LOC121062215 gene encoding uncharacterized protein LOC121062215 yields the protein MDVPSDWTCPACGEGRDDVAYMTPCLHQLCYGCALRWAKKNPSCPFCRETIKTIKYSVRLDDDYLECAVPEPAEHSADSQQDEQGAVEPVPRAPELSLPPEVWAAFFREHPENVEPLLAWLQQELEAISGSEWWEVAAGLSTVIGFLCIYGLDEEGLVRALQPCLKNRTLPFVVRLITAAVELCSTEIRRLRDRQDAHAAGGQQDSPAATHSHTTSPGETRAPATTEEEEEPELHDIMVTAAKAAPDLHIWNRLDCLCQAVWSFQQVSGWLKYPTGTRAYD